One stretch of Bradyrhizobium canariense DNA includes these proteins:
- the rdgB gene encoding RdgB/HAM1 family non-canonical purine NTP pyrophosphatase, which produces MHRRITGKLVIATHNPGKLAEMRELLAPYGIEAVSAGELGLGEPDETGDTFHANARIKAVAAAQAAGLPAFADDSGLVVDALDGAPGIFSARWADPGKDFTGAMTRIERLLQERGAMTPEKRRAHFVSALCVAWPDHHIEEVEARADGTLVWPPRGSAGFGYDPAFMPDGHTRTFGEMTSIEKHGLPPLGLGLSHRARAFVKLAEICLEPR; this is translated from the coding sequence ATGCACCGCCGAATCACAGGCAAGCTCGTGATCGCAACCCACAATCCCGGCAAGCTCGCCGAGATGCGCGAACTGCTGGCGCCGTATGGCATCGAGGCGGTTTCGGCGGGCGAACTTGGTCTTGGCGAACCTGACGAGACCGGCGATACGTTTCACGCCAATGCCAGAATCAAGGCGGTCGCCGCCGCGCAGGCTGCTGGGCTTCCGGCATTCGCTGACGATTCCGGACTGGTGGTCGATGCGCTCGACGGCGCGCCCGGAATCTTTTCGGCGCGCTGGGCAGACCCCGGCAAGGATTTCACCGGCGCGATGACGCGGATCGAGCGCTTGCTGCAGGAGCGCGGCGCCATGACGCCCGAGAAGCGAAGAGCGCATTTCGTTTCTGCATTATGCGTGGCCTGGCCCGACCATCATATCGAGGAGGTCGAGGCGCGTGCCGACGGCACGCTGGTGTGGCCGCCGCGCGGCAGCGCCGGCTTTGGTTACGATCCGGCCTTCATGCCCGATGGACACACGCGAACCTTCGGCGAAATGACCAGCATCGAGAAGCATGGCCTGCCGCCGCTTGGGCTCGGGCTGTCGCATCGCGCCCGCGCATTCGTCAAGCTCGCGGAGATCTGCCTTGAGCCGCGCTGA
- the rph gene encoding ribonuclease PH has protein sequence MRPSRRAPDELRPVSLERGVVKYAEGSCMVKFGDTHVLVTATLEERLPPWLKGQGRGWVTAEYGMLPRATLERTRREASAGKQNGRTVEIQRLIGRSLRATVDLEALGERQITVDCDVLQADGGTRTASITGAWVALADCIGWMKTRNMVKANVLRDNVAAISCGIYNGTPVLDLDYAEDSEAETDANFVMTGDGRIIEVQGTAEKTPFSQDEFLALMALARKGVARLVDLQKMAVA, from the coding sequence ATGCGGCCAAGCCGCCGAGCGCCCGATGAACTGCGTCCCGTCTCACTGGAGCGCGGGGTCGTCAAATATGCCGAGGGTTCCTGCATGGTGAAATTCGGCGATACCCATGTGCTGGTGACGGCAACGCTGGAAGAACGGTTGCCGCCCTGGCTCAAGGGCCAGGGCCGCGGCTGGGTCACGGCCGAATATGGCATGCTGCCGCGGGCGACGCTGGAGCGCACCCGCCGCGAAGCTTCCGCCGGCAAGCAGAATGGCCGTACCGTTGAGATCCAGCGCCTGATTGGGCGCTCCTTACGAGCAACCGTCGATCTCGAGGCGTTGGGCGAGCGCCAGATTACCGTGGACTGCGACGTGTTACAGGCCGACGGTGGAACCCGCACCGCCTCGATCACCGGCGCCTGGGTGGCCCTTGCCGACTGCATCGGCTGGATGAAGACCCGCAACATGGTGAAGGCCAACGTGCTGCGCGACAACGTCGCGGCGATCTCCTGCGGCATCTATAACGGCACGCCGGTGCTCGACCTCGACTATGCCGAGGATTCCGAAGCCGAGACCGACGCCAATTTCGTAATGACCGGCGACGGCCGCATCATCGAGGTGCAGGGTACCGCGGAAAAGACCCCGTTCTCGCAGGATGAGTTCCTGGCCCTGATGGCGCTGGCGCGCAAAGGCGTGGCGCGGCTGGTGGATCTGCAGAAAATGGCCGTGGCGTGA
- the hrcA gene encoding heat-inducible transcriptional repressor HrcA yields the protein MAHHDPIGLIAPHTGLAQLNERSRDIFRQIVESYLATGEPVGSRNISRLIAVPLSPASVRNVMSDLEQLGLVYAPHTSAGRLPTELGLRFFVDALMQLGDLTEAERQSIQTQLASVGRAQSVEAALGEALTRLSGLTRAAAVVLTAKSNSRLKHIEFVRLEPEKALVVLVGEDGQVENRVLTLPPGVPPSALIEATNFLNARIRGRTLAEARLELETALAQDRTELDQLTQKVIAAGLANWSGGENEDRQLIVRGHANLLEDLHALEDLERVKSLFDDLETKRGVVDLLGRAESAEGVRIFIGSENKLFSLSGSSTIIAPYSDGAGHIVGVLGVIGPTRLNYARVIPTVDYAARIVSRMLGG from the coding sequence GTGGCCCACCACGATCCGATTGGCCTGATCGCGCCGCATACCGGGCTGGCCCAGCTCAACGAGCGCTCGCGGGACATATTTCGTCAAATCGTCGAGAGTTACCTCGCTACCGGCGAGCCCGTCGGTTCGCGCAATATTTCACGCCTGATCGCGGTGCCGCTCTCGCCGGCCTCGGTACGCAACGTGATGTCGGACCTCGAGCAGCTCGGCCTCGTCTACGCGCCGCATACGTCAGCCGGCCGGCTGCCGACCGAACTGGGCTTGCGGTTCTTCGTCGACGCCCTGATGCAGCTCGGCGATCTCACCGAAGCGGAGCGGCAGTCGATCCAGACCCAGCTCGCGTCCGTCGGCAGGGCGCAATCGGTCGAAGCAGCCCTTGGCGAGGCGCTGACCCGGCTGTCAGGCCTGACCCGTGCGGCGGCGGTGGTGCTCACGGCCAAATCCAATTCACGGCTGAAGCACATCGAGTTCGTGCGGCTGGAACCGGAAAAGGCGCTGGTGGTGCTGGTCGGCGAGGACGGCCAGGTCGAAAACCGCGTGCTGACGCTGCCGCCCGGCGTTCCCCCGTCCGCACTCATCGAAGCGACCAATTTTCTCAACGCGCGGATCAGGGGGCGCACGCTGGCGGAAGCGCGCCTCGAACTTGAAACCGCACTGGCGCAAGACCGCACCGAACTCGATCAGCTGACACAGAAGGTAATCGCCGCGGGGCTCGCCAATTGGTCCGGCGGCGAGAACGAAGACCGGCAGCTGATCGTGCGCGGTCACGCCAATCTGCTGGAGGATCTGCACGCGCTTGAAGATCTGGAGCGCGTGAAATCGCTGTTCGACGATCTCGAGACCAAGCGTGGGGTGGTCGATCTGTTGGGCCGCGCGGAAAGCGCCGAAGGCGTGCGGATTTTCATCGGATCGGAAAACAAGCTGTTTTCGCTGTCCGGTTCCTCCACCATCATCGCGCCTTACAGCGATGGCGCGGGTCATATCGTCGGCGTGCTCGGTGTGATCGGGCCGACACGACTGAACTATGCCCGCGTGATCCCGACGGTGGATTATGCCGCACGCATCGTCAGTCGGATGCTGGGCGGGTGA
- the grpE gene encoding nucleotide exchange factor GrpE, which translates to MTDPNRPNEDQANAPQSGEPVVSKPYIMPDDPEEGSVEALTKEVADTRDKMLRTLAEMENLRKRTSREVADARIYGITGFARDILDIADNLQRALDAVPAEAKAAADPGLKALIEGVELTERSLLNTLEKNGVKKFDPSGEKFDPNFQQAMYEVPDPSVPAGTVVQVVQAGYMIGERVLRPALVAVSKGGAKAAPVAN; encoded by the coding sequence ATGACCGATCCGAACCGGCCAAACGAAGATCAGGCGAATGCGCCGCAGAGCGGCGAGCCCGTGGTCTCCAAGCCCTACATCATGCCGGACGATCCCGAGGAAGGGTCGGTAGAGGCGCTGACGAAGGAAGTGGCTGACACGCGCGACAAGATGCTGCGCACGCTGGCGGAGATGGAAAACCTGCGCAAGCGTACCAGCCGTGAAGTGGCCGATGCGCGAATCTATGGCATCACCGGCTTTGCCCGCGACATCCTCGACATCGCCGACAATCTGCAGCGTGCGCTGGATGCCGTCCCGGCCGAGGCCAAGGCCGCCGCCGATCCCGGCCTAAAGGCGCTGATCGAAGGCGTCGAATTGACCGAGCGATCGCTGCTCAACACGCTGGAGAAAAACGGCGTCAAGAAATTCGATCCGTCGGGCGAGAAATTCGATCCGAATTTTCAGCAGGCGATGTACGAAGTGCCCGATCCGTCGGTCCCCGCCGGAACGGTGGTGCAGGTCGTGCAGGCCGGCTACATGATCGGCGAGCGTGTGCTGCGGCCGGCTCTCGTCGCGGTCTCGAAGGGCGGCGCGAAAGCAGCGCCCGTGGCAAATTAG
- the pncA gene encoding bifunctional nicotinamidase/pyrazinamidase → MLDRRRILTGFGTIALATFVSSKPKAAALIKPDDASTLLVIDVQNCFLPGGSLAVKDGDQVVPIINRIAKGFANVVMTQDWHTAGHISFASAHPGKKPFETIDLPYGKQVLWPDHCVQGTEGAALSKDLSIPQAELIVRKGFHKDVDSYSAFTEADGKTATGLAAYLTARQVKRLFVAGLATDFCVAWSALDARKAGFETYVVEDACRGIDTQGSLAKAWADMTKAGVKRIQSGDIAV, encoded by the coding sequence ATGTTGGATCGAAGGCGGATTCTGACAGGTTTCGGCACGATAGCTCTCGCGACCTTTGTTTCAAGCAAGCCAAAGGCAGCCGCATTGATCAAGCCTGATGACGCATCGACGCTTCTGGTCATCGATGTCCAGAACTGTTTCCTGCCCGGCGGCAGCCTCGCCGTAAAGGACGGCGATCAGGTCGTGCCGATCATCAACCGCATCGCCAAGGGTTTTGCCAATGTGGTGATGACCCAGGACTGGCACACCGCGGGACACATCTCGTTCGCCTCCGCCCACCCGGGCAAAAAGCCGTTCGAGACCATCGATCTGCCCTATGGCAAACAGGTGCTGTGGCCCGATCACTGCGTGCAGGGAACCGAGGGCGCAGCGCTTTCCAAGGATCTCTCGATCCCGCAGGCCGAACTCATCGTTCGCAAGGGATTCCACAAGGACGTCGACAGCTATTCGGCCTTCACCGAGGCCGACGGCAAGACCGCGACCGGGCTTGCCGCCTATCTCACGGCGCGACAGGTGAAGCGCTTGTTCGTGGCAGGACTGGCCACCGATTTTTGCGTGGCCTGGAGCGCGCTCGATGCGCGCAAAGCCGGCTTCGAGACCTATGTGGTCGAAGACGCCTGCCGCGGCATCGACACCCAGGGCTCGCTCGCCAAGGCTTGGGCCGACATGACCAAAGCCGGCGTCAAGCGCATCCAGTCCGGGGATATTGCGGTCTAG
- the dnaK gene encoding molecular chaperone DnaK, with translation MGKVIGIDLGTTNSCVAVMDGKTAKVIENAEGMRTTPSIVAFSDDGERLVGQPAKRQAVTNPERTFFAVKRLVGRRYDDPMVEKDKKLVPYKIVKASNGDAWVEADGKSYSPSQVSAFILQKMKETAEAHLGQKVDQAVITVPAYFNDAQRQATKDAGKIAGLEVLRIINEPTAAALAYGLDKSKAGTIAVYDLGGGTFDVSVLEIGDGVFEVKSTNGDTFLGGEDFDMRLVSYLADEFQKEQGINLRNDKLALQRLKEAAEKAKIELSSTTQTEINLPFITADQTGPKHLTMKLTRAKFEALVQDLVEKTIEPCRKALKDAGLTAGEIGEVVLVGGMTRMPKIQEVVKQFFGKEPHKGVNPDEVVAIGAAIQAGVLQGDVKDVLLLDVTPLSLGIETLGGVFTRIIDRNTTIPTKKSQVFSTAEDNQNAVTIRVFQGEREMAADNKVLGQFDLMGIPPSPRGMPQIEVTFDIDANGIVNVSAKDKATGKEQQIRIQASGGLSEADIQKMVKDAEANAADDKKRREAVDAKNHADALVHSTEKALAEHGSKVEDSERRAIEDAVSDLKEALKGDDAETIKAKTSTLAQASMKLGEAMYKQQAESDAAKDAAKDDVVDAEFTEVDDDKNNKKSA, from the coding sequence ATGGGAAAGGTCATTGGGATCGATCTCGGCACCACGAATTCGTGCGTCGCCGTAATGGATGGCAAAACAGCAAAAGTCATCGAGAACGCAGAGGGTATGCGGACGACCCCGTCGATCGTCGCTTTCAGCGATGATGGCGAGCGCCTCGTCGGCCAGCCTGCCAAGCGTCAGGCGGTAACCAATCCCGAACGCACCTTCTTCGCCGTCAAGCGTCTCGTCGGCCGCCGCTACGATGACCCGATGGTCGAGAAGGACAAGAAGCTTGTCCCCTACAAGATCGTCAAGGCGTCCAACGGCGATGCCTGGGTCGAGGCCGACGGCAAGAGCTATTCGCCCTCGCAGGTCTCCGCTTTCATTCTGCAGAAGATGAAAGAGACCGCGGAAGCCCATCTCGGCCAGAAGGTCGATCAGGCCGTCATCACCGTTCCCGCCTATTTCAACGACGCGCAACGTCAGGCTACCAAGGATGCCGGCAAGATCGCCGGCCTTGAAGTGCTGCGCATCATCAACGAGCCGACCGCCGCCGCGCTGGCCTACGGTCTCGACAAGTCGAAAGCCGGCACCATCGCGGTGTACGATCTCGGCGGCGGCACCTTCGACGTCTCGGTCCTGGAGATCGGCGATGGCGTGTTCGAGGTGAAGTCGACCAACGGCGATACGTTCCTCGGCGGTGAAGACTTCGACATGCGGCTCGTCAGCTATCTGGCCGATGAGTTCCAGAAGGAGCAGGGCATCAACCTGCGCAACGACAAGCTTGCCTTGCAGCGCCTGAAAGAGGCCGCCGAAAAGGCCAAGATCGAATTGTCGTCGACCACGCAGACCGAAATCAATCTGCCGTTCATTACGGCCGATCAGACCGGGCCGAAGCATCTGACGATGAAGCTGACGCGCGCCAAGTTCGAGGCGCTGGTTCAGGATCTCGTCGAAAAGACCATCGAGCCCTGCCGCAAGGCGCTGAAGGATGCCGGCCTCACTGCCGGCGAAATCGGCGAAGTGGTGCTGGTTGGCGGCATGACCCGCATGCCGAAGATCCAGGAAGTGGTGAAGCAGTTCTTCGGCAAGGAGCCGCACAAGGGCGTCAACCCCGACGAAGTCGTCGCGATTGGCGCTGCGATCCAGGCCGGCGTGCTGCAAGGCGACGTCAAGGACGTGCTGCTGCTCGACGTGACGCCGCTGTCGCTCGGCATCGAAACGCTGGGTGGCGTATTCACGCGCATCATCGACCGCAACACCACGATCCCGACCAAGAAGAGTCAGGTGTTCTCGACCGCTGAGGATAACCAGAACGCCGTCACCATCCGCGTCTTCCAGGGCGAGCGCGAAATGGCGGCCGACAACAAGGTTCTCGGTCAGTTCGACCTGATGGGTATTCCTCCGTCGCCGCGCGGCATGCCGCAAATCGAGGTAACCTTCGACATCGACGCCAATGGCATCGTCAACGTCTCGGCCAAAGACAAGGCGACCGGCAAGGAGCAGCAGATCCGGATCCAGGCATCCGGCGGTCTGTCCGAAGCCGACATCCAGAAGATGGTCAAGGACGCCGAGGCCAATGCGGCAGACGACAAGAAGCGCCGCGAGGCGGTCGATGCCAAGAACCACGCCGACGCTCTGGTGCATTCGACCGAGAAGGCGCTGGCCGAACACGGCTCGAAGGTCGAGGACAGCGAGCGCCGCGCCATCGAAGACGCGGTCAGCGACCTGAAGGAAGCGCTGAAGGGCGACGACGCCGAGACGATCAAGGCCAAGACCAGCACGCTGGCGCAGGCCTCGATGAAACTCGGCGAGGCGATGTACAAGCAGCAGGCCGAGAGCGATGCGGCCAAGGATGCTGCAAAGGATGACGTCGTTGACGCGGAGTTTACCGAGGTCGACGACGATAAGAACAACAAGAAGTCTGCTTAA
- the dnaJ gene encoding molecular chaperone DnaJ, with protein MSTKRCYYETLEVERTADDSKLKAAFRKLAMKWHPDKNPGDATSEVRFKEINEAYEVLKDGDKRAAYDRFGHAAFEQGAGGGPGFGAGFASSFSDIFEDLFGMAGQRGGRGGGRERGADLRYNMEITLEEAFLGKTAQIEIPVSVTCESCSGTGAKAGTKPKTCSMCGGAGRVRQAQGFFTLERTCPGCQGRGQMIEDPCPSCSGSGRVTRERTLSVNIPQGVEDGTRIRLAGEGEAGVRGGPSGDLYIFLSLASHQFFQRDGADLHCRVPISMVTAALGGEFEVPTIDKGKTKVKVPSGTQSGRRFRIASKGMPVLRSRQTGDMYVQVMVETPQNLTKKQQELLAEFEKLSSGATQPEAAGFFTKVKDFFGTRANP; from the coding sequence ATGTCCACCAAGCGCTGCTATTACGAAACTCTCGAGGTTGAACGGACCGCGGACGACTCCAAGCTCAAGGCAGCGTTCCGCAAGCTGGCGATGAAATGGCATCCGGACAAGAATCCGGGCGATGCCACCAGCGAGGTGCGTTTCAAGGAAATCAACGAAGCCTATGAAGTTCTGAAGGACGGCGACAAGCGCGCCGCCTATGACCGGTTCGGTCATGCAGCGTTCGAGCAGGGTGCCGGCGGCGGACCTGGATTCGGCGCGGGCTTTGCCTCGTCGTTTTCGGATATTTTCGAAGACCTGTTCGGCATGGCCGGGCAGCGTGGCGGCCGTGGCGGTGGCCGCGAGCGCGGCGCCGATCTGCGCTACAACATGGAAATCACGCTCGAGGAAGCCTTCCTCGGCAAGACCGCCCAGATCGAGATTCCGGTTTCGGTCACCTGCGAATCCTGCTCGGGCACTGGCGCGAAGGCTGGCACCAAGCCGAAGACCTGTTCGATGTGCGGCGGCGCCGGCCGTGTGCGGCAGGCACAGGGATTTTTTACGCTGGAGCGGACCTGTCCCGGGTGCCAGGGGCGCGGGCAGATGATCGAGGATCCGTGCCCTTCCTGCTCGGGCTCGGGCCGGGTGACACGCGAGCGCACCTTGTCGGTCAATATTCCGCAAGGTGTGGAAGACGGCACGCGCATCCGGCTCGCCGGTGAGGGCGAAGCCGGCGTCCGCGGCGGACCTTCGGGCGATCTCTATATTTTTCTCTCGCTGGCCTCGCATCAATTCTTCCAGCGCGACGGCGCCGATCTGCATTGTCGCGTGCCGATCTCGATGGTGACGGCGGCGCTCGGCGGTGAATTCGAGGTGCCGACCATCGACAAGGGCAAGACCAAGGTGAAAGTCCCATCGGGAACCCAATCGGGCCGACGCTTTCGCATTGCATCAAAGGGCATGCCGGTGCTGCGTTCGCGACAGACCGGAGACATGTATGTCCAGGTGATGGTCGAAACCCCGCAGAATCTGACGAAGAAGCAGCAGGAATTGCTCGC